From Sphingorhabdus sp. SMR4y:
CCGGTGCGACTGATTTAAGGTCGCGGCAAAGGAGATATCTATGTTTTTGAAGGGCAAGACGGCGCTGATTACGGGGTCAACATCGGGCATCGGTGGCGGCTATGCGAAGGCGCTGGCAGCGGAAGGCGCGGCGGTGATGATCAACGGCTTCGGGGATGCGGAGGAAATTGAAACGCTGCGTCAGGAACTGGAAGAGCTCAGCGGCACCAAGGCCGCCTATAGCAGCGCCGACATGACCAAGCCGGAAGAAATCCGACAGATGTGCAGTGATTGTGCCGAGCAACTGGGGCCGGTCGATATCCTGATCAACAATGCCGGTATCCAGTTTGTCTCGCCGGTCGACGAATTTCCGGAGGAGAAATGGAACGCGGTGATGGACATCATCATGAACAGTGCCTTCCACGCGACCAAGGCAGTGCTGCCGGGAATGAAAGCAAAAGGCTGGGGCCGGATCATCAACACCGGGTCGATGCACAGCAAGGTCGCGAGCCCTTATAAATCGGCCTATAATGCGGCAAAGCACGCGATCGACGGGTTCGGCAAGACGGTTGCTCTGGAAGTCGCGCAGAATGGTATCACCGTGAACACGATTTCGCCGGGCTATACCTGGACGCCGCTGGTCGAGGGACAGATCCCGAATACCATGGAAGTGCGCGGCCTGACCCGCGAACAGGTCATCAATGACGTGCTGCTGGCGCCGCAACCGACCAAGGAATTTGTCCAGATTGACCAGATCGCAGCGCTCGCCATCTTTCTGTGCAAGGACGAGGCGCGGGCGATTACCGGAGCGAATATCTCGATCGACGGGGGCTGGACAGCGCAATGATCCGGTAATGTCCACGTGAGAGCGGGCGAGACGGACGAGCGGGGCATATTGGGGACTGACAAGAGCCCCTGAGCAGATTAGGCTTGATAAGGAAAAACAGGGATTGGGGATGAAGATGCGGAAATTTGCAAAACTGACTTTGATGGCGGCGGCTTCGATACTGGCGACCGTTCCCGCGCATGCAGACAGCCTGAAGGAGGCTATCGCAACGGACATGCCATCGCTGATGGAAATTTATCGCGATCTCCACGCCAATCCTGAACTCAGCGGAGAGGAAGTGCGCACCGCCGCCAAGCTGGCGGCCGAAGCGCGGCGGCTTGGCTTTAAGGTCACCGAAAACGTTGGTGGCACCGGCGTTGTGGCTGTCATGGAAAATGGCGAAGGCCCGACCGTGATGCTGCGGGCCGACATGGATGGGCTGCCGCTGGAGGAAAAAACCGGGCTCCCCTTTGCCTCGAAAGTCCAAGCCAAAACCCGGGAGGGCAACGACACCTATGTCATGCACGCCTGTGGTCATGACACACATATGACCGGCTGGGTCGCGGCCGCCCAGCAACTGGCCGCACGCAAGGACGAATGGTCCGGCACCCTGGTGATGATCCTGCAACCGGCAGAAGAGACGGGCGAGGGCGCCATGGCCATGCTTGAGGATGGCCTCTACACCCGCTTCCCCAAGCCGGATTATGCGCTCGCCTTTCATGATGCAGCGGGCGTTCCTGCGGGATATGTCGGTTATGCGCCCGGTTTCGCGCTGGCCAATGTCGACAGCGTCGATATCAAGGTGATGGGCGTTGGCGGTCACGGCGCCTATCCGCACACGACCAAGGACCCGGTGGTACTGGCCAGCCGGATCGTCGGCTCCCTCCAGACATTGGTGAGCCGCGAAATCGATCCGCAGGACCCCGCCGTTGTTACGGTGGGCAGCTTTCAGGCCGGTTCCAAGCATAACATCATTTCGGATGAGGCCTTGCTGCTGATTACCGTGCGCAGCTATGGCGATGACACGCGGGCCAAGCTGCTCGACGGGATCAAGCGGATTGCACGGGGGGAAGCGATCGCAGCGGGCATGCCCGAGGACCGGATGCCGGTTGTGTCGGTGCGCGAGGCAGAATTCACGCCCGCGACCTACAATAGTCCCGAATTCTCGATGGAAATGGCAAAATTGTTCGAAACGCGCTTTGGCAAGGACCGGGTCGTGCAGGCGAAACCGGTGATGGGCGGCGAGGATTTCAGCCGCTACCGGCGGGCAGATGAAAATATCAAGAGTATGATCTTCTGGGTCGGCGGCGTGCCGATGGATGAATATCAGGCATCGGTGGCCGAAGGCACGAAATTGCCTTCGCTGCACAGTCCCTTCTGGGCGCCTGACGCAGAAACGGTGATTACGACCGGCGCCGAAGCTCTGACCGCAGCGACGTTGCAGATCTTGAAGAAGTAGATGGTCTGGACGTGGTCCGCACCGGGGCTTTTGGCGATGTTCGCCTCTCTGGCCACTGCGCAACCGACTGGCCTGGCTGATTCTTCCTATTTTGCCGGCCGCTGGGCCTTTGTTGACGAACATTGCTCGGCACCGACCAGCTGGACGATGATAGCCGGCGGGAATTTTGTCTCGGAGGACCTGATCGGCACCTGGGCCTGGCAGGATGGCAAGCTGGTTTTAAGCCTCAACGATCTCGCGGTCGACGAGGAGACAGGCGAAACGGGCGGTCGCTTCCGGATGGACGGTCCGGTTGCCATCATCGACCGGAACCGATTTGATTTCACCATCGCGCCCGCTGTCTATCAGATGCAACGCTGCTCCGACTAGCCGGACGTGATTGCGGTAAATTGCCCGATACGGGACGGTGATTGGGGCTAGAAGTCGTCCATGTCCACCGGTGGTGGGCCACCGTTGTTCCGTTCAATGGGATTCTGCTGGCTACCCAGTTCGCCAGGTCGCGGACTGCCTGCCAGCGGGCGGACGCTGCTGCCGGAATACCGGGTTTTTGATGTCAGCTTGTCGGGCTGATATTGCAGACTGGGGTTGGTGTCCTCGTCCCACGGTTCCTGACTCTCGCTACCGGCAATCGTCATCGGTTCTCCGAAGACAAAATTCTCGTCATCACCGTCTTCGCTGTCATCTGCTTCCCAGCTGTCCTCGGGTTCCGGCGGCTCAGCTTGAATTATTGCGGGCGCTTCTTCCACGACCGGCTGCACCTGGGGCGGCTCTTCCGATGGCGTGACGAAATAAATGAGCACCCCGGTGGACGCGACAAGCAGGAGAGATTCTTTGAGCATAACTGGTACCAACGTCTTTCGAATGACCTGAAGGAGATAGCCGGACGCGGTTAACAAACATTTACCCTGCGGGCCTGAGGTCTGCAGCAGATAGCGGTTTGCGCTGAATGTGACTGGATCTGGCAATATATCTTGAAATTCTGTAAATTTATTTACATAGACACCCGATGACCGTTCAGAAACTTTTTGCCGGAGCCGCGATCAAGCGGCTTCGCCGCAGTGCTTCGATGACGCAGGTTGCACTGGCCGAAGCGCTCGACATTTCGCCGAGCTATCTCAATCTGATCGAGCGCAACCAGCGACCATTGAGCGCGCGGCTGATGCTTCTTCTGGCCGAAAGATTCGATTTTGATCCACGGCAGCTGATCGCTGCAGAACCCGGTGGCGGTATTGATGCAATCCGTCAGCGGCTGGCCAGCCCGCTGTTCGAGGACTTGTCCATCGACCGCTCGGAGCTGGAGGAATGGCTGATCGCTTCGCCCAATACGGCGGAAGCCTTTGCCCGTCTCTTTGACAGTCGCAAGACCGGCGATGAGACAGAAGGCAATCGTGCACCCGATCCGATCCAGGCGGTTCGCCGTGAAATCGAACGCTGGCGCAACCATTTCGCTGATCTCGATTCAATGGCCGAGGAACTGGCCGACGAGCTGAGGCTGGGGGCGGGTGATCTTTATGGAGCGATTACGGAAAGACTGCGGGTCAAGCATCAGCTGACGATCCGGATCCTGCCGGAAACCGTGCTTCCCGACAAGCTGCGCCGGCTCGATCTGCACGCCCGGCAGTTGCAGCTTTCGGAAATGCTCGATCCGGCATCGCGCACGTTTCAGGCCGCGCTTCTGCTCGGCCAGATCGAGGCAAAGGCAGAAATAGACGCGCTGGCAGCGGGCGGAAAATTTACCGACCGGGCGGCAGAGAAACTGTTCCGGCGTCATCTGTCGGGCTATTTTGCCGCCGCATTGATGATGCCCTATGGCCGGTTTCTGAAAGCATGCGAACAGAGCGGCTACCGGATCCAGTTGCTCCAGCGCCGCTTTGGTGCGGGTTTCGAGCAGGTGGCCCATCGTCTGACCACCTTGCAGCGTGTGGGCTCGCGCGGGCTTCCGTTTTTCATGGTTCGTATCGACCGTTCCGGCATGATTTCCAAACGATATGCCGGGGCGAGCAACGCGCCGCT
This genomic window contains:
- a CDS encoding amidohydrolase, with the protein product MKMRKFAKLTLMAAASILATVPAHADSLKEAIATDMPSLMEIYRDLHANPELSGEEVRTAAKLAAEARRLGFKVTENVGGTGVVAVMENGEGPTVMLRADMDGLPLEEKTGLPFASKVQAKTREGNDTYVMHACGHDTHMTGWVAAAQQLAARKDEWSGTLVMILQPAEETGEGAMAMLEDGLYTRFPKPDYALAFHDAAGVPAGYVGYAPGFALANVDSVDIKVMGVGGHGAYPHTTKDPVVLASRIVGSLQTLVSREIDPQDPAVVTVGSFQAGSKHNIISDEALLLITVRSYGDDTRAKLLDGIKRIARGEAIAAGMPEDRMPVVSVREAEFTPATYNSPEFSMEMAKLFETRFGKDRVVQAKPVMGGEDFSRYRRADENIKSMIFWVGGVPMDEYQASVAEGTKLPSLHSPFWAPDAETVITTGAEALTAATLQILKK
- a CDS encoding short-chain fatty acyl-CoA regulator family protein: MTVQKLFAGAAIKRLRRSASMTQVALAEALDISPSYLNLIERNQRPLSARLMLLLAERFDFDPRQLIAAEPGGGIDAIRQRLASPLFEDLSIDRSELEEWLIASPNTAEAFARLFDSRKTGDETEGNRAPDPIQAVRREIERWRNHFADLDSMAEELADELRLGAGDLYGAITERLRVKHQLTIRILPETVLPDKLRRLDLHARQLQLSEMLDPASRTFQAALLLGQIEAKAEIDALAAGGKFTDRAAEKLFRRHLSGYFAAALMMPYGRFLKACEQSGYRIQLLQRRFGAGFEQVAHRLTTLQRVGSRGLPFFMVRIDRSGMISKRYAGASNAPLVESAHRCPLWDIHRVFEQPAEIRSQLVALEDGSTWFTLSRAVQGIGSGAGGHTPAFAIGLGVSADVASALYYARGKDLAIEQADAIGLGCTACTRPQCSQRSAPPRSRALKFDERERGLTPFDFVND
- a CDS encoding 3-hydroxybutyrate dehydrogenase yields the protein MFLKGKTALITGSTSGIGGGYAKALAAEGAAVMINGFGDAEEIETLRQELEELSGTKAAYSSADMTKPEEIRQMCSDCAEQLGPVDILINNAGIQFVSPVDEFPEEKWNAVMDIIMNSAFHATKAVLPGMKAKGWGRIINTGSMHSKVASPYKSAYNAAKHAIDGFGKTVALEVAQNGITVNTISPGYTWTPLVEGQIPNTMEVRGLTREQVINDVLLAPQPTKEFVQIDQIAALAIFLCKDEARAITGANISIDGGWTAQ